AATCAGTTGCAACTATTAAAAATCTCTTTTGTCCTGTCTCCGATATAAATGGTCCAACAATATCTATTCCCCATTTCCCGAAGGTCACACATTTGTCGATGTATTAAGCATAGCcccaggtgcatgtatcttcttgccATGACGTTGAAATTCTTCGCACCTCctcgaaacttgttttgcatcttcatgcatatatggccagtaatagccctgTATCTTGGCTCTATATCCAagtgatcttcctccactatggttgCCAGCATCACCATAGTGTAATGCCGTTAAAATTTCGATTCCCTCCGTTCGCGTAAGACATCTAAgtgaaggtccaagaaatgatctcATATAAAGAACTCAatcccttaattcataatttgtcgcaCGACTCTTTAACTTATGTGCTTCTAATATTTTCCTCGGTAATTCCCCCTTCTCTAGATAGGAGTGTATGTCAGTTCTCCAATCCTTTTCTTCGCTCACATTTTCTTCTTGTGTATCTTCTATGATCATCACATCTGTTTGCACTTCTTCATTCTTCTCTATAGATGGTAacaaaagtgtttgtatttttatatttCTTGCAACTGGATCTACTAACATCGATGGTATGAACGCCAATGCATCCGCGAGCCTGTTATCTTTTCTCCCTATGtgtctccaacttatttttggaatttgtatTACTAAATCCATAACCAATTTCCTATATTTTTGTAAAAATGGTTCATTATTACTATATGTGCCTTCTATCTGGCGAATTACCAACTGAGAGTCACCAGTTATTTGCGCATTctcaatttttatttcaatttctaATCTTAGTGCATGAACAACCGCTTCATATTCAGcttcattatttgtggatgcgaTGTCTAATCTGAAAGAATAGGCCATTTTCGCGCCTGTTGGAGAAACGAATACAATACCAATCCCATTAccttctccattggaggatcCATCCACCAAAATTTCCCATCTGTTTGAGTTTCGCTCAGTTAATAAATCATTAGGATTTCCATGGTCATCATCcacctccatcatttcttctacatattcatcttcttctattggaaATTCTGCGAGAAATTCTGCAATAACTTGagactttggtgaagataaaatttcatagTCGATCTCATAATTTCCTAACTGTGCATTCCACCTTTCTATTCTCCCCGATCTCTTCGAATTCTTcattgcattttcaattggtattctTGTTAATACTTTGATTTTGTGGGCTTGAAAATAAATTCGAAGCTTGAATGATGCATATACCAATGCGAGAgtcattttttttgattttcgaATAATTTTTCTCTATGCAGTTATAGGTTTTGCTTATGTAATATATTGTTTTCTCCACACCTTCCTCCGATCGTAATAATACTGCACTTAATGCATGGGATGTTGACGCTAAGTAcaataataattcttctccttgttTCGCCTTTTGCATAATAGATAAGTTCACCAGATAATCTTTTATGCTTTGTAATGCTTTATCACATTCCATTGTCCATTCAAATTTGGTTCCCTtttttaatatattgaaaaagtgtttgcacttgtccgaagatctcgcaataaatcttcccaacgATGCTATCAATCCGTTCAATTTTTGAACATCCTTGACTGTTGCGGGTGGTGGCATATCTCTGATTGCTTGGACTTTTTCTGGATCCACTTGTATTCCCTCCTTGGATATAATAtagcctaagaattttcctgatgatacaccaattatacatttttctggatttaccttAATGTTGAATGTTCgcattttctcaaatatttctcgcaaatcatcaacatgatcttttgcctcttttcttttaatcaacatatcatccacatatacttccagtgtTCTATGGGTCCATTTTTCAAATACTTTCTGTACCATTATCTGATACGTCGCACcggcattcttcaatccaaatggcattttcgtgtaacaatataaacctctaggtgCGAAGAAAGCagtgtgttcttgatcttcttctgctaatgGAATCTGATTATAGCCCTTGTACCCATCTAACATTGTGACTCTATCATTTCCTGACGCAGACTCCACCATTTGGGGTATGTCAGGTAGAGGGAAACTATCTTTCGGGCACGCCTTATTTAGATCTGTAAAATCTATACAGATCCTAATTCCGTTGTTCTTTTTAGGTACCAccaccatatttgctatccattctggatattttgcttctcttataattcctgcatccaACATCTTTTGTAACTCTTCTTCAATTTTAGGATGATAATcagttgcaatttttcttatcctttgcttaaatggttttgcattc
This genomic stretch from Papaver somniferum cultivar HN1 chromosome 5, ASM357369v1, whole genome shotgun sequence harbors:
- the LOC113280576 gene encoding uncharacterized protein LOC113280576; this translates as MVMLATIVEEDHLDIEPRYRAITGHICMKMQNKFRGGAKNFNVMARRYMHLGLCLIHRQIFGIPAQLVSDNGKQFEGENITMLLNAFKIQSGKSTPLYPQSNGQVEATNKTIADNLKKN